From Caminibacter mediatlanticus TB-2, the proteins below share one genomic window:
- a CDS encoding HP0495 family protein, which produces MENKKIEYPRMWGFRIIGEDKEKMRAAVKECIDNQECKIEDNNQKGKYYSQKFEAYVTSEEERNEFFKRLQNHKDIKFVL; this is translated from the coding sequence ATGGAGAATAAAAAAATAGAATATCCAAGAATGTGGGGATTTAGAATTATAGGAGAGGATAAAGAAAAAATGAGAGCTGCTGTGAAAGAGTGTATTGATAATCAAGAGTGTAAAATAGAAGATAATAATCAAAAAGGGAAATATTACTCTCAAAAATTTGAAGCATATGTTACAAGTGAAGAGGAGAGAAATGAGTTTTTTAAAAGACTGCAAAATCATAAAGACATAAAATTTGTTTTATAA
- a CDS encoding putative Se/S carrier-like protein produces MAELKYLPAGIRLHIQEIIFKITDKLDDYYYFVFEDIPTGLKVEHLLKKENIKSIPTPNEIFKECGVTILTKEKEKIKKILQKNDINYEIWKKEENKFKKIEGNVDILMCNIKD; encoded by the coding sequence ATGGCTGAGCTTAAATATTTACCAGCAGGTATTAGGCTACATATTCAAGAAATTATTTTTAAAATAACAGATAAGTTAGATGATTATTATTACTTTGTATTTGAAGATATTCCAACAGGCCTAAAAGTAGAACATCTATTAAAAAAAGAAAATATAAAATCTATTCCTACACCAAATGAAATTTTTAAAGAATGTGGAGTAACTATTCTTACAAAAGAAAAAGAAAAAATAAAAAAAATATTACAAAAAAATGATATAAATTACGAAATTTGGAAAAAAGAAGAAAATAAATTTAAAAAAATAGAAGGAAATGTCGATATCTTAATGTGTAATATAAAGGACTAA
- a CDS encoding ribonucleoside triphosphate reductase, with protein MKKVIKRDGRIDNYFPYKIEEAIKKAFKATKVEYDPLVYEEVINLLKKVDTPEVEFIQDLIEKSLYKHGYFDVMKNFMLYRHLHKLQRENFLDREATYINCNQTIEEYIDKVDWRIQANSNTGYSHAGLINNTAGKVIANYWLDKIYSAEEGRAHREGDYHIHDLDCLAPYCAGWSLRNLLNEGFNGVRGRVESKAPNHFRSALGQMANFLGILQSEWAGAQAFSSFDTYLAPYVFKDKLSYNEIKEAIESFIYNLNVPARWGQSPFTNITLDFKVPDDLKDQIPTRNNKHLFEGIEDEELLNKLKKRNPKIKKLTDATYKDFEEEMQQIIKAFYEVMTKGDAIGQPFTFPIPTVNITEDFDWDSEAAKALWENTAKIGSSYFQNFIGSQYIIDENGNKVRNPNAYAPGAVRSMCCRLQLDLRELLKRGGGLFGSAEMTGSIGVVTINMARLGYMFKGDKEALLQRLEYLMDLAKSTLEKKRRFVQEMYERGLYPYTKRYLPGFNNHFSTIGVNGINEMIRNFTNDKENIATQKGIEFAKEILEFMRDKLKQYQEETGNLYNLEATPAEGTTYRFAKEDKKRFKDIIQAGFEDAPYYTNSSQLPVDYTDDPFEALMLQDELQTLYTGGTVLHLYMKEKLSSPEAAKKLVKKAISNFRLPYISITPVFSVCPKHGYISGEYEYCPYCDEEILENYKEEL; from the coding sequence ATGAAAAAAGTTATTAAAAGAGATGGAAGGATTGATAATTATTTTCCATATAAAATAGAAGAAGCTATAAAAAAAGCTTTTAAGGCTACAAAAGTTGAATATGACCCGTTAGTTTATGAAGAAGTAATAAATTTATTAAAAAAAGTTGATACTCCTGAGGTTGAATTTATTCAAGATTTGATAGAAAAATCTCTTTATAAACATGGATATTTTGATGTAATGAAAAACTTTATGCTTTATAGACATTTACATAAACTTCAAAGAGAAAATTTTCTTGATAGAGAAGCTACATATATTAATTGTAATCAAACAATAGAAGAATATATTGATAAAGTCGATTGGAGAATTCAAGCAAACTCTAATACCGGATATTCACATGCTGGACTTATAAATAATACAGCTGGTAAAGTTATTGCAAATTATTGGCTTGATAAAATCTATTCGGCTGAGGAAGGAAGAGCTCATAGAGAGGGGGATTATCATATTCATGATTTAGATTGTCTTGCACCTTATTGTGCTGGATGGAGTTTAAGAAACTTACTTAACGAAGGATTTAATGGAGTTAGAGGAAGAGTTGAGAGTAAGGCTCCTAATCATTTTAGAAGTGCGCTTGGTCAAATGGCAAATTTTTTAGGAATATTGCAGAGTGAATGGGCTGGGGCTCAGGCATTTAGTAGTTTTGATACTTATTTAGCACCATATGTTTTTAAAGATAAGCTCTCATATAATGAAATAAAAGAAGCGATTGAAAGTTTTATATATAATCTTAATGTACCTGCAAGGTGGGGACAAAGTCCTTTTACAAATATAACACTTGATTTTAAAGTACCAGATGATTTAAAAGACCAAATTCCAACAAGAAATAATAAACATTTATTTGAAGGTATTGAAGATGAGGAGCTTCTAAATAAACTTAAAAAAAGAAATCCAAAAATAAAAAAATTAACTGATGCTACTTATAAAGATTTTGAAGAAGAGATGCAACAAATTATTAAGGCATTTTATGAGGTTATGACAAAAGGTGATGCGATAGGTCAGCCTTTTACATTTCCTATTCCAACTGTAAATATTACAGAAGATTTTGACTGGGACAGTGAAGCTGCTAAGGCTTTATGGGAAAACACTGCAAAAATTGGAAGTAGTTATTTTCAAAATTTTATTGGAAGTCAATATATAATTGATGAAAATGGAAATAAAGTAAGAAATCCTAATGCTTATGCCCCAGGTGCTGTTAGAAGTATGTGTTGTAGATTACAGCTTGATTTAAGAGAATTACTAAAAAGAGGAGGGGGACTTTTTGGTAGTGCTGAGATGACAGGAAGTATTGGAGTTGTTACTATTAATATGGCAAGACTTGGATATATGTTTAAAGGAGATAAAGAAGCTCTTTTACAAAGGCTTGAATATTTAATGGATTTAGCAAAATCTACATTAGAGAAAAAAAGAAGATTTGTACAAGAAATGTATGAAAGAGGTCTTTATCCATATACAAAAAGATATTTGCCAGGTTTTAATAATCACTTCTCAACAATTGGGGTAAATGGAATAAATGAGATGATAAGAAATTTTACAAATGATAAAGAAAACATTGCTACACAAAAAGGAATTGAATTTGCAAAAGAAATTTTAGAATTTATGAGAGATAAATTAAAACAATATCAAGAAGAGACTGGAAATTTATATAATCTTGAGGCAACACCAGCTGAGGGTACTACATATAGGTTTGCAAAAGAAGATAAGAAAAGATTTAAAGATATAATCCAAGCTGGATTTGAAGATGCTCCATATTATACCAATTCATCTCAACTTCCAGTTGATTATACAGATGACCCATTTGAAGCATTGATGTTGCAAGATGAACTTCAAACTTTATATACAGGAGGTACAGTTTTACATTTATATATGAAAGAGAAATTAAGCTCACCAGAAGCTGCTAAAAAATTAGTAAAAAAGGCAATTAGTAATTTTAGACTGCCTTACATCTCAATTACACCTGTTTTTTCAGTGTGTCCAAAACACGGATATATTTCAGGAGAGTATGAATATTGTCCATATTGTGATGAGGAGATTTTAGAAAACTATAAGGAGGAATTATGA
- the hisF gene encoding imidazole glycerol phosphate synthase subunit HisF, with protein MDYFAKRIIPCLDVKDGRVVKGVNFVGLKDAGDPIEAAIRYNEEGADELTFLDITASYEERKPIVDIVKEVAKEVFIPLTVGGGIHSLKNIYDLLNVGCDKVSINSAAVKRPEFINEASKRFGSSTIVVAIDVKKIAPNKWNVFIKGGREDTGLDAIKWAKEVVDRGAGEILLTSMDTDGTKNGFDIEITEIISSLVPVPVIASGGAGEVEHFKEAFLHKADAALAASIFHFREIDIMDLKKYLKNEGISVRL; from the coding sequence ATGGATTATTTTGCAAAAAGAATTATCCCCTGTCTTGATGTTAAAGATGGAAGAGTAGTAAAAGGAGTTAATTTTGTAGGACTTAAAGATGCAGGAGACCCAATCGAAGCTGCAATAAGATATAATGAAGAAGGAGCGGATGAGCTTACTTTTTTAGATATTACTGCAAGTTATGAAGAGAGAAAACCAATTGTTGATATAGTTAAAGAAGTAGCAAAAGAAGTATTTATTCCTTTAACAGTTGGAGGGGGGATTCATTCGCTTAAAAATATATATGATTTATTAAATGTAGGATGTGATAAAGTATCAATAAATTCAGCAGCTGTAAAAAGACCAGAATTTATAAATGAAGCAAGTAAAAGATTTGGAAGTTCAACTATTGTAGTTGCAATTGATGTAAAAAAAATAGCACCAAATAAATGGAATGTTTTTATAAAAGGTGGTCGTGAAGATACAGGACTTGATGCTATTAAATGGGCAAAAGAAGTTGTTGATAGAGGAGCAGGAGAAATACTTCTAACTTCAATGGATACAGATGGGACTAAGAATGGATTTGATATTGAAATAACCGAAATTATTTCTTCTCTTGTTCCTGTACCTGTAATAGCAAGTGGTGGGGCTGGAGAGGTGGAGCATTTTAAAGAGGCTTTTTTACATAAAGCAGATGCTGCACTTGCAGCAAGTATTTTTCATTTTAGAGAAATAGATATAATGGACCTAAAAAAATATTTAAAAAATGAAGGCATAAGTGTAAGGCTATGA
- a CDS encoding purine-nucleoside phosphorylase, which yields MIISAGNKEIFDFAYPIGIGMIESAINLTRLCLFNKPYYLIFIGSAGSYGKLRIFDIFETSSASNIEHCFLKKECYTPIDNLIKNENVSRETIVNSSNYITTSTLLSKAYLHLGIDAENMEFYSVLKVAKEFEIPIKGIFIITNYCYENAHNEYLKNIDKAKEKLKDYLIMKKYIKE from the coding sequence ATGATAATAAGTGCAGGTAATAAGGAAATTTTTGATTTTGCTTATCCAATTGGAATTGGAATGATTGAAAGTGCTATTAACTTAACAAGACTATGCCTTTTTAATAAACCATATTATTTAATTTTTATTGGAAGTGCAGGTAGTTATGGAAAATTAAGAATATTTGATATTTTTGAAACAAGTAGTGCTTCTAATATTGAACATTGCTTTTTAAAAAAAGAGTGCTATACTCCAATAGATAATCTAATAAAAAATGAAAATGTTTCACGTGAAACAATAGTTAATTCATCAAATTATATAACAACATCTACCTTACTCTCAAAAGCATATTTACATCTGGGAATAGATGCTGAAAATATGGAATTTTATTCAGTATTGAAAGTTGCAAAGGAATTTGAAATACCAATAAAAGGAATTTTTATTATTACTAATTATTGTTATGAAAATGCACATAATGAATATTTAAAAAATATTGATAAAGCAAAAGAAAAATTAAAAGATTATTTAATTATGAAAAAATATATAAAGGAATAA
- a CDS encoding ribonuclease J, which translates to MEKTTNLQEAIKNTVEETLKNENNQNHEKQTQKIIKKPQNNQKKLDPKNFVWFKDLNKACVENEKIHKYRLNSHMKIDSNTKGWVRFTPLGGLDEIGGNCAVLETENSAIIIDCGMSFPNEDMHGVDILIPDFTYLREIRHKIKGLIITHGHEDHIGAVPYLFKEMQFPIYGTSLPLAMIENKFKEHKIHQYKSYFRSVKKRHPIQIGDFKIEWIHMTHSIIDSSSLAIQTPVGTIIHTGDFKIDHTPIDGFPPDLHRLAYYGEKGVLALFSDSTNSYKPGVTPSESVVGKTFEDLFMKTKGRVIMSTFSSNIHRVYQAIEKGIKFGRKVCIIGRSMEQNLNVAIDLGYIKLPRDIFIDPYEIGKYQDNEILIITTGSQGESMSALYRMAIDEHRHVKIKEGDQIIISAKAIPGNEPTVSQLINFLMKKGAKVAYHDFSEIHVSGHASQEEQKLMLRLVKPKYFFPVHGEYNHLMKHRETALSTGMKEENIFVMEDGEQWEITPKRVRKVKNVKTGKIYIDNQINEQIENDVVIDRQKLANEGIIMVVAQVDKQNKKLIGRPRVTTYGIIADKDDKTFAKEMEDLLVNYIGHAKDYVYEKNRIFENELRNVIRKHVFRKTKKYPTIVPMVYFM; encoded by the coding sequence ATGGAAAAAACAACAAATCTTCAAGAAGCGATTAAAAATACAGTTGAAGAAACACTAAAAAATGAAAATAATCAAAATCACGAAAAACAAACTCAAAAAATAATTAAAAAACCTCAAAATAATCAAAAAAAATTAGACCCAAAAAATTTTGTTTGGTTTAAAGATTTAAACAAAGCTTGTGTGGAAAATGAGAAAATTCATAAATATAGATTAAACTCTCATATGAAAATTGATTCTAATACAAAAGGATGGGTTAGATTTACTCCACTTGGTGGTCTTGATGAAATTGGAGGAAATTGTGCAGTTTTAGAGACTGAAAATAGTGCAATAATTATTGATTGCGGTATGAGTTTTCCAAATGAAGATATGCATGGAGTTGATATTTTAATTCCAGATTTTACATATCTTAGAGAAATAAGACATAAAATTAAAGGTCTTATAATAACTCATGGTCATGAAGACCATATTGGAGCTGTCCCATATCTTTTTAAAGAGATGCAATTTCCAATTTATGGGACAAGTCTTCCTCTTGCAATGATTGAAAATAAATTTAAAGAACATAAAATTCATCAATATAAGAGTTATTTTAGAAGCGTAAAAAAAAGACATCCAATTCAAATAGGTGATTTTAAAATAGAGTGGATTCATATGACTCACTCTATTATTGATAGTTCATCTCTTGCAATTCAAACACCAGTTGGAACAATTATTCATACAGGTGATTTTAAAATAGACCATACTCCAATTGATGGTTTTCCACCTGATTTACATAGATTAGCTTATTATGGAGAGAAAGGAGTTTTAGCACTATTTAGTGATTCTACAAATTCATATAAACCAGGAGTTACACCAAGTGAGAGTGTTGTTGGTAAAACATTTGAAGATTTATTTATGAAAACAAAAGGCAGAGTTATAATGTCTACTTTCTCTTCAAACATTCATAGAGTATATCAAGCAATAGAAAAAGGTATTAAGTTTGGTAGAAAAGTATGTATTATTGGTAGAAGTATGGAACAAAACTTAAATGTTGCAATTGATTTAGGTTATATTAAACTTCCAAGAGATATATTTATCGACCCATATGAAATTGGAAAATATCAAGATAATGAAATATTAATTATTACAACAGGAAGCCAGGGAGAGAGTATGTCTGCTTTATATAGAATGGCGATTGATGAGCACAGACATGTAAAAATTAAAGAAGGCGACCAAATTATTATCTCAGCAAAAGCAATTCCAGGAAATGAGCCAACAGTATCTCAGCTTATTAACTTTTTAATGAAAAAAGGTGCAAAAGTTGCATATCATGATTTTAGTGAAATTCATGTAAGTGGGCATGCAAGCCAAGAAGAACAAAAATTAATGCTAAGACTTGTAAAACCAAAATACTTTTTCCCAGTTCATGGTGAATATAATCATTTAATGAAACATAGAGAAACGGCTTTAAGTACTGGTATGAAAGAAGAAAATATTTTTGTTATGGAAGATGGAGAGCAATGGGAAATTACTCCAAAAAGAGTTAGAAAAGTAAAAAATGTTAAAACAGGGAAAATTTATATTGATAATCAAATAAATGAACAAATAGAAAATGATGTTGTAATTGATAGACAAAAATTAGCAAATGAGGGTATTATAATGGTAGTTGCCCAAGTAGATAAACAAAATAAAAAACTAATAGGTCGTCCAAGAGTTACAACATATGGAATAATTGCTGATAAAGATGATAAAACATTTGCAAAAGAGATGGAAGATTTACTTGTAAATTACATTGGCCATGCAAAAGATTATGTATATGAAAAAAATAGGATTTTTGAAAATGAACTTAGAAATGTAATAAGAAAGCATGTGTTTAGAAAAACAAAAAAATATCCTACAATTGTTCCAATGGTATATTTTATGTAG
- the rlmN gene encoding 23S rRNA (adenine(2503)-C(2))-methyltransferase RlmN, with product MKCFMEYLPEKLLELGIQPKFRIKQLYNWVYRKYVDDFEKMSNIPKDLRKKLKKEFYINPLELINHEIASDGTEKFLFKLNDNHTIETVLIKMKDDRVENGKKKEAKYTVCVSTQVGCKVGCAFCLTAKGGFVRNLSAGEIVAQVWFMKKFKNFDENKALNVVFMGMGEPLDNYNNLVKAIKIIAHTNGLNIAPRRQTVSTSGIAPKIKKLGEENLGVNLAISLHAVDDKLREQLIPLNKAYNIQSVIEAIREFPIDKRKKVMFEYLVIKDVNDNLDSAKKLVKLLNGIPSKVNLIYFNPYPGSPFKRPDEETMKKFQRYLLDRGITCTIRQSKGIDISAACGQLREKELKENNG from the coding sequence ATGAAATGTTTTATGGAATATTTACCAGAAAAACTATTAGAATTGGGCATTCAGCCTAAATTTAGAATAAAACAACTTTATAATTGGGTATATAGAAAATATGTTGATGATTTTGAAAAAATGAGTAATATACCAAAAGATTTAAGAAAAAAATTAAAAAAAGAATTTTATATAAATCCACTTGAACTTATTAATCATGAAATAGCAAGTGATGGAACTGAAAAATTTCTTTTTAAACTTAATGATAATCATACAATTGAAACAGTATTAATTAAAATGAAAGATGACAGAGTTGAAAATGGTAAAAAAAAGGAAGCAAAATATACTGTTTGTGTTTCAACACAAGTTGGATGTAAAGTTGGATGTGCATTTTGTCTAACTGCAAAAGGAGGATTTGTAAGAAATTTAAGTGCTGGGGAAATTGTCGCACAAGTATGGTTTATGAAAAAATTCAAAAATTTTGATGAAAACAAAGCTTTAAATGTAGTTTTTATGGGAATGGGTGAACCTCTTGATAATTATAATAATTTAGTAAAAGCTATTAAAATAATTGCTCATACTAATGGATTAAATATAGCCCCTAGAAGACAAACAGTTTCAACTTCTGGAATAGCACCAAAAATAAAAAAACTTGGAGAAGAAAACTTAGGAGTGAATTTAGCAATTTCTCTTCATGCAGTAGATGATAAATTAAGAGAACAACTAATACCTCTCAATAAAGCTTATAATATCCAAAGTGTAATAGAAGCTATAAGAGAATTTCCAATTGATAAAAGAAAAAAAGTAATGTTTGAATATTTAGTAATAAAAGATGTTAATGATAATTTAGATTCTGCAAAAAAATTAGTAAAACTATTAAATGGAATTCCAAGTAAAGTGAACTTAATATATTTTAATCCATATCCTGGAAGTCCATTTAAAAGACCTGATGAAGAAACAATGAAAAAATTTCAAAGATATCTGCTTGATAGAGGAATAACATGCACAATAAGACAAAGCAAAGGAATAGACATTTCAGCAGCTTGTGGACAATTAAGAGAAAAAGAATTAAAGGAAAATAATGGCTGA
- a CDS encoding LysR substrate-binding domain-containing protein: MTLKYLEIFYDLAKTNSTTLSAKNLNITQSAVSIAISKLENYLQVKLFDRLGKKLVLNSNGKLFYEKSKKHYDGLKDAVNLFKSDNLSGELNIALSKTIGNYFMPLKLVKFINQYKDIKINKSIENSTNIINKILDGKIDLGFVETEVFNKDIKKLKIAEDELIFVSSTIKGEYFIDSLFNKKWILREEGSGTREIFLNAIKEIGKINIFYESSEFEDIKKVLLNTKDTITCISKYVVEEELKNKKLFEVKLKNLDLKRNFYLIYHKDKFFTRIIKEFLKFIK; the protein is encoded by the coding sequence ATGACTCTTAAATACTTAGAGATTTTTTATGATTTAGCAAAAACAAATAGCACAACTCTTAGTGCAAAAAACTTAAATATCACTCAAAGTGCTGTTTCAATTGCTATTTCAAAATTAGAAAATTATCTTCAAGTAAAACTATTTGATAGATTAGGTAAGAAATTAGTATTAAATTCAAATGGTAAATTATTCTATGAAAAAAGTAAAAAACATTATGATGGATTAAAAGATGCAGTTAATTTGTTTAAGAGTGATAATTTAAGTGGAGAGTTAAATATTGCATTGAGTAAGACAATTGGTAATTATTTTATGCCATTAAAACTTGTTAAGTTTATAAACCAATATAAAGATATTAAAATTAATAAATCAATTGAAAATTCAACAAATATAATAAATAAAATTTTAGATGGTAAAATAGATTTAGGATTTGTAGAAACAGAAGTATTTAATAAAGATATTAAAAAATTAAAAATAGCTGAGGATGAACTAATTTTTGTCTCATCTACTATAAAAGGGGAATATTTTATTGATAGCTTATTTAATAAAAAATGGATTTTAAGAGAAGAAGGTTCTGGTACAAGAGAAATATTTTTAAATGCAATAAAAGAGATAGGAAAAATAAATATTTTTTATGAGAGTAGTGAGTTTGAGGATATAAAAAAAGTTTTACTTAATACAAAAGATACAATTACATGTATTTCAAAATATGTTGTAGAAGAAGAGTTGAAAAATAAGAAGTTGTTTGAAGTCAAATTAAAAAATCTTGATTTAAAAAGAAATTTTTATTTAATCTATCATAAAGATAAATTTTTTACAAGAATTATAAAAGAGTTTTTAAAATTTATAAAATAA
- the pyrC gene encoding dihydroorotase, translated as MIVLDTPIDMHLHLREGKILENVLSHTTNQFAAAVIMPNLIPPVDNKERLFNYKEEILAKSENFTPLMNLFMREYSEDELLDLAEEIFAIKLYPAGITTNSENGVKSIENIYPVLEIMQELNIPLSVHGESSGFVLDREREFKSIYEKLARDFPKLKIIMEHVGTADLLYLLDEYENLYATITLHHLLLTLDEVAGGMLNPHYFCKPIIKTPKDRLEIQKFVKSGHKKVMFGSDSAPHTIKNKLKGAAGVFSAPVILPALAEFFENDIETFQKFISTNAIENFNLNIPKREVKLIKEEWSAPYLVGEIKPMFAGRKFRYKVL; from the coding sequence ATGATTGTTTTAGATACTCCAATTGATATGCATCTTCATTTAAGAGAAGGTAAAATTTTAGAAAACGTTCTTTCTCATACAACAAATCAATTTGCAGCAGCTGTAATAATGCCAAATTTAATTCCTCCTGTTGATAATAAAGAAAGACTTTTTAATTATAAAGAAGAGATTTTAGCTAAGAGTGAGAATTTTACACCTTTAATGAATTTGTTTATGAGAGAATATAGTGAAGATGAGTTATTAGACCTTGCCGAAGAGATTTTTGCAATAAAATTATATCCTGCTGGAATTACTACTAATTCAGAAAATGGAGTTAAATCAATAGAAAATATTTATCCCGTTTTAGAGATTATGCAAGAGTTAAATATTCCTTTATCAGTTCATGGTGAGAGTAGTGGATTTGTGCTTGATAGAGAAAGAGAATTTAAGAGTATTTATGAAAAATTAGCTCGTGATTTTCCAAAACTAAAAATTATAATGGAGCATGTAGGGACGGCTGATTTACTTTATTTACTTGATGAATATGAAAATTTATATGCAACAATTACACTTCATCATTTGTTATTAACACTTGATGAGGTTGCAGGAGGAATGCTAAATCCTCATTATTTTTGTAAGCCAATAATAAAAACTCCAAAAGACAGACTTGAAATTCAAAAATTTGTAAAAAGTGGTCATAAAAAGGTTATGTTTGGAAGCGATTCAGCCCCACATACTATAAAAAATAAGCTAAAAGGTGCAGCAGGGGTATTTAGTGCTCCTGTTATTTTACCAGCACTTGCAGAATTTTTTGAAAACGATATAGAGACATTTCAAAAATTTATTTCAACTAATGCAATAGAAAACTTTAATTTAAATATACCAAAAAGAGAAGTAAAATTAATTAAAGAAGAGTGGAGTGCTCCTTATTTAGTAGGTGAAATAAAACCTATGTTTGCTGGAAGAAAATTTAGATATAAAGTCCTCTAA
- the rsmA gene encoding 16S rRNA (adenine(1518)-N(6)/adenine(1519)-N(6))-dimethyltransferase RsmA — translation MIKAKKKYGQNFLKDKHYLEKIVEAMPKSDNLVIEIGPGLGDLTEKLLEKRQVLAYEIDRELCEILKKKFPNLNLKCGDVLEYWQESLANTKYDLIANLPYYIATNIILRALKDKNAQNILVLIQKEVADKFSAKVGDKIYGSLSILASQVANVKKLFDIPPGAFVPAPKVMSSVILFEKFKDSYNEDFAKFLKIAFANPRKTLNKNLSVKYNFNPSEFGLADTIRPHQVDADTFFQLFSALKERSKNGKNNKSSRSD, via the coding sequence ATAATCAAAGCAAAGAAAAAATATGGTCAAAATTTTTTAAAAGATAAGCACTATTTAGAAAAAATCGTCGAAGCGATGCCCAAGTCAGATAATTTAGTTATAGAAATTGGGCCTGGCTTAGGCGATTTAACAGAAAAGTTGCTGGAAAAAAGGCAAGTTTTAGCATATGAAATTGATAGGGAACTTTGTGAAATTCTAAAAAAAAAGTTTCCTAATTTAAATTTGAAATGTGGTGATGTATTAGAGTATTGGCAAGAGAGTTTAGCAAATACAAAATATGATTTGATTGCAAATTTACCATATTATATTGCAACAAATATTATTTTAAGAGCATTAAAAGATAAAAATGCTCAAAATATTTTAGTTTTGATTCAAAAAGAAGTAGCAGATAAGTTTAGTGCAAAAGTTGGCGATAAGATTTATGGGTCTTTAAGTATTTTGGCAAGTCAGGTAGCAAATGTTAAAAAACTATTTGATATACCACCAGGTGCATTCGTACCTGCGCCAAAAGTTATGAGTAGTGTAATTTTGTTTGAAAAATTTAAAGATTCATACAATGAGGATTTTGCAAAATTTTTAAAAATTGCTTTTGCAAATCCAAGAAAAACATTAAATAAAAACTTATCTGTAAAATATAATTTTAATCCAAGTGAATTTGGACTTGCCGATACTATAAGACCTCATCAAGTAGATGCTGATACCTTTTTCCAGCTCTTTTCTGCGCTAAAAGAAAGGAGTAAGAATGGAAAAAACAACAAATCTTCAAGAAGCGATTAA
- a CDS encoding YeiH family protein, whose product MFSKENIMHTIHGILFVGLFALAANQIANIKFIKSLRLSPLIIGILIGMIYANTLRNHLPKEWVPGIIFSTKQLLRFAIILYGFRITFQNIAAVGIAGIIASTLMVTLTFIIGYIVGTKVLKLDRDTTILTSAGSSICGAAAVLATEPVVKAEAYKSAIAVATVVLFGSIAMFLYPFLYKAGFIHLSPKSEGIYIGSTIHEVAHVVAAASAISPDVAKDAVIVKMIRVMLIAPYLIILGIFLAMKSNSKTKTKVTIPWFAVLFILVAGFNSFNLLSENIVQTINTIDTFLLTMAMTALGMETNINKFKGVGMKPIYLAGILFIWLLFGGYFITKFAISVGS is encoded by the coding sequence ATGTTTTCAAAAGAAAATATAATGCATACAATTCATGGAATTTTATTTGTAGGGCTTTTTGCATTAGCAGCAAACCAAATTGCAAATATTAAATTTATAAAAAGTTTAAGACTTTCTCCTCTTATTATTGGAATATTAATTGGTATGATTTATGCAAATACTCTAAGAAATCACTTACCAAAAGAGTGGGTACCTGGAATTATTTTTTCAACAAAACAACTTTTAAGATTTGCAATTATTCTTTATGGATTTAGAATTACTTTTCAAAATATAGCAGCTGTTGGAATAGCTGGAATCATAGCATCAACATTAATGGTAACTTTAACTTTTATAATTGGATATATTGTTGGTACAAAAGTTTTGAAACTTGATAGAGACACAACTATTCTCACAAGTGCAGGTAGCTCAATTTGTGGTGCTGCCGCAGTGCTTGCAACTGAGCCTGTTGTAAAAGCAGAAGCCTATAAAAGTGCAATTGCAGTAGCAACAGTAGTACTTTTTGGAAGCATTGCTATGTTTTTATATCCATTTCTTTATAAAGCTGGATTTATTCATTTGTCTCCTAAATCAGAAGGAATTTATATAGGTTCAACCATTCATGAAGTAGCACATGTAGTAGCAGCTGCAAGTGCAATTTCTCCTGATGTTGCAAAAGATGCTGTTATTGTAAAAATGATAAGAGTTATGCTTATTGCACCATATTTAATTATTTTAGGAATATTTTTAGCAATGAAGAGTAACTCTAAAACGAAAACAAAAGTTACTATTCCTTGGTTTGCAGTTTTATTTATTTTAGTAGCTGGATTTAATTCATTTAACTTATTATCAGAAAATATTGTTCAAACAATCAATACAATTGATACATTTTTACTTACAATGGCAATGACTGCTTTGGGAATGGAAACAAATATTAATAAGTTCAAAGGAGTTGGAATGAAGCCAATATATTTAGCAGGAATATTATTTATATGGCTCTTATTTGGTGGATACTTTATAACTAAATTTGCAATTAGTGTAGGAAGTTAA